A single Caretta caretta isolate rCarCar2 chromosome 2, rCarCar1.hap1, whole genome shotgun sequence DNA region contains:
- the CCDC166 gene encoding LOW QUALITY PROTEIN: coiled-coil domain-containing protein 166 (The sequence of the model RefSeq protein was modified relative to this genomic sequence to represent the inferred CDS: deleted 1 base in 1 codon), with protein MASKKEKPEQKAEDFGKSKQGENRKEDDISKARSSTEPFVKEREQYLEKEYKILTEHVHMYMKRVEHFLWENEFLDKEAQKIREDSKAYMTYISKHTQKHQNAIITLNNQNHFDLAEVRKQKEELISQYTAKEKEVRNQLMEMETKYSLMKKEVEDLQPFKDLQLEQLSRIKELEKELLVTKIQHSEQMHKVKSRFLQVKAKYELDSHQKVQSLAKRAEEEAVRSLIQHTKQVKAENWRLRHELLSLIRRSHILKTFKLQLRDQQQQLLREYHYSQDLTRMRHWLIKQHRAQDSNNEVNSFGSSLKSITSAKIRHIPTSLTSAKS; from the exons ATGGCATCCAAGAAAGAGAAGCCAGAACAAAAAGCTGAAGATTTTGGAAAAAGCAAGCAAGGAGAAAACAGAAAGGAAGATGATATATCCAAGGCAAGGAGCAGCACAGAACCGTTTGTCAAAGAGAGGGAGCAATATCTGGAGAAGGAATATAAGATCCTGACTGAGCATGTGCACATGTACATGAAGCGAGTAGAGCACTTCCTGTGGGAGAATGAGTTCCTGGATAAGGAGGCCCAGAAGATTCGGGAGGACAGCAAAGCCTACATGACCTATATAAGCAAACATACTCAGAAACACCAAAATGCTATCATTACACTAAACAACCAGAACCACTTCGATCTGGCAGAGGTCCGAAAGCAGAAGGAAGAATTGATCTCACAGTACACAGCtaaagagaaggaagtgaggaaCCAATTGATGGAGATGGAGACAAAGTATTCTCTTATGAAGAAGGAGGTTGAAGACTTGCAGCCCTTCAAGGACCTTCAGTTGGAACAGCTGAGCAGAATCAAGGAGCTGGAGAAAGAACTGCTGGTCACAAAAATCCAGCACTCAGAGCAAATGCACAAGGTCAAGAGCAGATTCCTGCAAGTAAAAGCTAAATATGAGCTGGACTCTCATCAGAAGGTTCAGTCTCTGGCCAAGAGAGCTGAAGAGGAAGCTGTACGCAGTCTAATCCAGCACACCAAGCAGGTGAAAGCAGAGAATTGGCGACTGCGCCATGAACTGCTCAGCCTCATCCGACGCTCACACATCCTCAAAACCTTCAAGCTTCAACTAAGAGATCAGCAACAGCAACTCCTCCGGGAGTACCATTATAGCCAAGACCTCACACGCATGCGCCATTGGTTA ATAAAGCAGCATAGGGCACAGGACTCAAACAATGAGGTCAACAGCTTTGGCAGCTCCCTCAAAAGCATCACATCAGCCAAGATCAGACACATCCCTACTTCCCTCACTAGTGCCAAATCATAA